GGCCGGTGACGGTGGGCGGGGTGATCGACCGCTACGGCTGGGCGCAGGCCTCGCTGATCGTGGCGGCCGCGGCGCTGGGCGGCGTGGCCATCGCCTGGCGCCTGCGGCGGCTGAACGGCGCGCGCCTGTAGGCGTCGTCGCCACCCCCGCATCGATTGTCATGCGGGCGGCCTATCATGGAGGCTCGCATCCCGTGGAGTCCCTATGCCTGCGCCTGCCCCGCGCCTGGTCATTTTCGATTGTGACGGCGTCCTGATCGACAGCGAAATCATCGCCGCGCGCGCCCAGTCGCGCGCGCTGGCCGAACACGGCATCGCCATCACGCCGCAAGAAGCCGCCCGACGGTTCGCCGGCATCCCCGACGCCGACATGTGGCAGACCCTGCAGGAAGAGAATGCGCGGCCGCTGCCGCCGGACTTCCCGAGCCAGTACGCCGACCGCCTGCAGGATACCTTCCGCCAGGAGTTGCGCGCGTTGCCCGGCGTGCACGAGACCCTGGCGGCGCTGCGCCAGCGCGGCATCGAATATTGCGTGGCCTCCAGCAGCACGCCGCCCAAGCTGGAGGCGGCGCTCAAGCTGGTGGGGCTGTGGGACGCGTTCGCGCCGCATGTGTTCAGCACGGCGCAGGTGGCGCACGGCAAGCCGGCGCCGGATGTGTTCCTGTTCGCCGCGCGGCAGATGCGCACGGCCATCCTGGAATGCGTGGTGGTCGAGGACAGCGTGCCGGGTGTGCGCGCCGCCCGCGCCGCGCGCATGCGCGCGGTGGGCTACATCGGCGCCTCGCACAACGGGCCGGACCAGCGCCAGCGCCTGCTGGACGAAGGCGCCTTCGAGGTCATCAGCGACCTGCAGCGCCTGTCGGAGATCATCTAGGACGCGTCATGCGCAGGGGCCGCGGACCCGGCGGGCATGCGCATGTCCGCCGCGGCGATGCCCGCATCAACGACTCTTGGCGATCACGCCGGTCATGTATTCGTTCAGGTCGCGGAAATCCTTGACCGTCCAGGCGTGCGGCGGCACTTTCACGCCGTTCTCGCGCAGCGTCTTGGGAATCAGGTCGCCATTGGGACGGAGGATGACCGACGACACGATGACGCCCGGATAGTCGATCAGCCGCTTCCTGAACGCGGCGGTGGTGAGGTCTGGGGTGGGCGGATTGCTTTTCCTGGCCAAGGGCCCGGTGCCCTTGATGTCCGCGCCGTGGCACATGGCGCAGCGCTGCTGGAAGAGGTTCTTGCCGTTGATGTTCTCGGCACAGGCAAGCGGTGTTTGCAGCAGCGCGGAAAATCCCAGCGCGGCGATGAATGCTGTTCTTGTTTTCATGTACTCGTGTTGTCTCGATCGGCGTCCAGGCCGGGCGCCCGGGCGGCGCCTGGGCATGCCCGCTTGCCGCCATGGCGGCCAAGCCGATGTGGATCCTGGAAGGCGCGGAAAAAATTCGCCTCGCATTCTAGAGCGTGCCAGCGTCAGTCTGCCGAACGCCGAACGCCGAACGCCGAACGCCGAACGCCGAACGCCGAACGCCGAACGCCGAACGCCGAACGCCGAACGCCGAACGCCGAACGCCGAACGCCGAACGCTGAACGCCGGCCGCCGAGCCCGCGCCGCAACCTTCGGCCGCCAGGCGTCGGCCGGTTGGCGGCCGAGATGCGCTTAAGCGGGCAGCGGCTCGGGCTTCACCCGCACCGCGCTCAGCACGCCGATCATCAGCAGGGCGATGCCGGCCAGCGTCAGCGGCTGCGGCATGCTGCCGCGCAGGATGAAGGCGTAGGCCAGCGCAGCCAGCGTTTCGAACACGATCAGTTGCCCGACCAGCGCCGTCGGCAGGCGCTGGCTGGCTTCGTTCCAGCACAGCGTGCCGAGCCACGAGGAGAACAGGCCGATGATGATCATCAGGCCCAGGAACACGTCGGGGCGCGGCCCCAGCGGCATGGCGAAGTCGCTGCCGGTGGCGGCCATGCCGGCCCACAGCAGGCCGTAGCCGGCCAGCGCCAGCGGCAGGGTCGCCACGCCCTGGGCGGTGGCCCAGGTGCGCGGGCTGCGGCCCGGATGGTTGCGCAGCCAGTCGGCGTTGCGCAGCGGATACCAGGTCCAGCAGGCGACCGCGGCCAGCGCCAGCACCGCGCCGATGGCGTAGCGCGACAGGTCGGCGTCGGCCTCCTGGCGCAGCGCCTGCAGTTCCACCTGGTTGACGCAGGCGATGCCCAGCGCGATCAGCACCAGCGAGGGCGCCAGCCGCTTCCACGGCAGGCGGCCGTCGCGGCGCGCGTTGCGCAGGTTGGCGCAGATGGCGATCACCACCGGCAGCGTGCCGATGATCATGGTCGGCACCGGGCCGCCGGCGCGCTGGATGGCGCTGGCCAGGCACAGGTAGTACAGCAGGTTGCCGATGGCCGCCAGCTTGAGCGCCTCGATCCAGTCGGCGCGGCCGAGCTGGCGCAGCGCCTTGCGGTCCAGCCAGGCCAGCGGCATGGCGATCAGGCCGAACGCCAGGTAGCGCGCCACCGATTGCAGGGCGGCGGGGTATTCGGGCAGCAGCAAGGGGCCGACGAATACCAGCCCCCACATCAAGCCGGCCGCCAGGGCGTAAGAGGTTCCTGCCCACATAGCTGTGTTCCCATCACGAATTCAACAGAGGGGCCAGTCTAGTGACGGCCATGGCGGCCGGTCTTGTACCAGATTGCTGCAGGGCGGCGGTTCAGGCGCGCACTTGCTTCTGGTAGCGGGCGGGTGTGACGCCGTAGCGGCGGGTGAAGGCGCGGGTCAGGTGGGCCTGGTCGGTCAGGCCGGCGGCCAGCGCGGTCTGGGCCGGCGTTTCGCCCGCGGCCAGCAGGCGCTTGGCCTCGAACAGGCGCAGCGCCATCAGCGTCTGCTGCGGCGTGGCGTGGTACTGCGCCTGGAAGCTGCGCAGGAAGTGGAACGGGCTGAGTCCGGCCACCTCGGCCAGTTCCTCGAGCGTCAGGCGTCGCGCCAGGTTGGCGCGCAGGTAGTCGATGACGCGGCCGAAGCGCGGCGCGCCTTCGGGGCGCGGCGGCCGCGGCACGCGGGCGTGGCGGCGGAATTCGGCCAGCAGCGCGTGCAGGGCGCTGTCGAACGCCAGCGGTTCGCGCGCCTGCCACAGCGCGTCCAGCAGGGCGGTGACGCGTTGCGCGCTGGCGGCGTCGTGGCTGACCGCGCAGTCGAACCACCAATCGGCCTCGCCGGCCACCTGCGCGACCACGGCGGGATCGATGTAGGCCATGCGGTAGCGCCAGCCGCCTTCGGTTTCGGCGCGGCCGGTATGCAGTTCGTCGGGATTCATCCGCACCACCGAGCCCGGCGGCGCCAGATGCTCGGCGCCGCGGTAGCGGAAGCGTTCCACGCCGGTCTCGATGGCGCCAAGGCCGAAGGCCTCGTGGGTGTGCGGCTCGAAGGCGTGGCGGATGATGTGGGCGCGGTACAGCTCGATGCCTGGCCGGTGCGCCGGACGTCGGAATTCGGCGCGGTCATTGGGATGGTCGAAAGCCTGCGGCACGCCCGCGATCAGCGGTTCGGGGCGCGCGTCGGGGGCGACAGGGACGCCGCCGGCGGAAGGCAGGAATGAGGCCATGGCGGAATTTAAGCACGTTCGGCGGCGCCGCGCCGGCCTATCCCGCCGTCCGCATGGCCGCGGCGCGCGCCAGCAGCATCTCGCGCTCGCGGTCGTTGCGCGTCATGCCGGCGGCGCGCTCGAATTCCGCCAGCGCCTCGGCGTGACGGCCGAGCTTGGCCAGCAGGTCGCCGCGCACGCTCGGCAGCCAGTGATAGTTGGCCAGCGCCGGATCGCGCGCCAGTTCGTCGGCCAGGTCCAGGCCGGCCTGGGGCCCGAACGCCATGCCCACGGCCACCGCGCGGTTCAGTTCCACCACCGGCGACGGCATGGCTTGCGCCAGCGCGTCGTACAGCGCCACGATGCGCGGCCAGTCGGTGTCCTGCGGCTGCCGCGCCCGCGCATGGCAGGCGGCCAAGCCGGCCTGCAGCGCATACGGGCCGCTGGCGCCGCCCAGGCTTTCGGCGCGTTCCAGCGCCGCCAGGCCGCGCCGGATCAGCAGCGTGTCCCAGCGGCCGCGATCCTGTTCCAGCAGCAGCACGGGACGGCCCTCGGCGTCGCTGCGGGCATGCAGGCGCGAGGCCTGCAATTCCATCAGCGCCACCAGCCCGTGGACTTCGCTGTCGCCGGGCGTCAGCTGCGCCAGGATGCGGCCCAGCCGTAGCGCCTCGTCGCACAGCGCCGGCCGCATCCAGTCCTGGCCGGAGGTGGCGGCATAGCCTTCGTTGAAGATCAGGTAGATCACTTCCAGCACCGAGGCCAGCCGCGCCGCGCGCTCCTGCGGCCCGGGCACCTCGAACGGCACGCGCGCCGCGGTCAGGCTGCGCTTGGCCCGCACGATGCGCTGCGCGATGGTGGATTCCGAGGCCAGGAAGGCACGCGCGATCTCAGCGGTGGACAGCCCGCCCAGCAGGCGCAGCGTCAGCGCCACGCGCGCCTCGGTCGACAGCAGCGGATGGCAGGCGGTGAACACCAGCCGCAGCAGGTCGTCGCCGATATCGTCCTGGCGCGCGGCGTCCAGCGCCTCGACGAAGTCGGGCTCGACGTCGGCCTGCAGCGCTTCGAGCTCATGCCCGATCTGCTCATGCTTGCGGCGGTGGATCGCGTCCAGCCGCAGGCGGTCGCGCGCGCGGTTCTTCGCGGTGGTCATGAGCCACGCTCCCGGGTTGTCCGGCACGCCGGTGGCCGGCCAGCGCTCCAGCGCGGCCACCAGCGCGTCCTGGGCCAGTTCCTCGGCCAGGCCGACATCGCGCACCAGCCGCGCGACGCCGGCGATGACGCTGGCGGCCTCGATGCGCCAGACGGCTTCGATGGCGCGGTGGGTTGCCGCCGATCCGGCCGCCGCGGTCATGCTTGCGGCGTCGCGCCGGGTTCCATGTAGAACACTTCCCAGATGTGGCCGTCCAGGTCATCGAAGCCGTGTCCGTACATGAAGCCATGGTCCTGCGGCGGGCGCGGCGCGCTGCCGCCCGCCGCCTTGGCGCGCGCGACCAGGTCGTCGACTTCGGCGCGGCTTTCGCAGGACAGCGCGATCAGGGATTCGGTGGCGCCCTTGGCATCGACGATGGGTTTGTTCGTGAAGCCCTGGAAGAAATCCTTCACCAGCAGCATGACGTAGATGTTGTCGCCGACGACCATGCAGGCGCCCTGGTCGTTGGTGAATTGCGGATTGAAGCTGAACCCCAGGCTCTTGAAGAAGGCCTGCGATTTCGCCATGTCGGCGATGGGGAGGTTGACGAAGATCTGCTTGTGCATGATGGGTCTCGTGGCGGGCGTCGTTGAGCGGATGGCGCGGCTCACTGGCCGTTGCCGGGCAGTTCGCGGAAGCGGTCGATTTCCTGGCCGGGGCCGAAATCGTCCAGTTCATACATCTGGCGCACCTCGATGGCGCAGGGCTGGCCGGGGAAGGGATCGGGAAAGCGCAGCGTCCATTGCAGCGCTTCCTCGCGCGAGCGCACCTGGATCACGGTGTAGCCGGCCACCAGTTCCTTGGTGTCGGCGAACGGCCCGTCGATGACCTTGCGCTGGCCCTGGTCGTCGTAGTGCACCCGCCAGCCCTTGGAGGACGGCTGCAGGCCGCTGGCGTCGAGCAGCACGCCGGCCTTGGCCAGGCCTTCATGGTAGGTCGCCATGGCGTCGAGCAGGCTGGCTTCGGGCAGCTTGCCGGCTTCGCTGTCGGCGTTGGCGCGAACGATGATCATGAATCGCATCGGGAATCTCCTGGTATCGATGGACCCGGCCGCCAGGCGCGGCGGGGTCGGTACTGGCACGACGCATGAGGCGCGCGCGAATCGACAGGGAATCGGGTGGATCAGGGTAAGTACTTAGCGTGCCGCCCCGTCACCGCCCGCGGCGATGATCCGGCGCTACATGAAACAGGGCCCCAGCTCGCGCACCTCGACCGTGGCCCACTGCGCCGCCGGGCATTCGGCGGCCAGCGCCAAGGCCTGCTCGCGGTCGTCGCAGGTGAGCAGGAAGAAGCCGCCGATCATTTCCTTGGCTTCGGCGAAGGGGCCGTCGACCAGCGTGCGCTGGCCGTCGCGCACGCGCAGGCGCACGCCGTCCTTGTCGGACTTGAGGGATTCGGCGCGCGCCAGCAGCCCGCGCGCCTGCAGGCCTTCGGCGTAGCGTTGCATCTGCGCGTAGGCGTCGCGGCCCTGTTCGGGGGTGCGCTCGGCGCGCTGGCCGGTGGGTTCGACGATGAGAAGCATGTACGGCATGGCGGGTTCCTGGCGGGCGGGGCCCGGTGGACATGGCAAACGGCCGCGCGCCGGAGGGCGCGCGGCCGGGCAGTCGCCAGATTACCGCTGTTTGCGCGGCGCGGGATCGCGCCGCTTCAGTCTTCCTGGAAGATCGTCTCGATCGGCAGGCCGAACACGCGGGCGATGGCGAAGGCCAGCGGCAGACTCGGATCGTAGCGGCCGGTCTCGATCGCATTGACCGTCTGGCGCGACACGTTCAACTGTTCGGCCAGCGCGGCCTG
The window above is part of the Achromobacter deleyi genome. Proteins encoded here:
- a CDS encoding HAD family hydrolase, encoding MPAPAPRLVIFDCDGVLIDSEIIAARAQSRALAEHGIAITPQEAARRFAGIPDADMWQTLQEENARPLPPDFPSQYADRLQDTFRQELRALPGVHETLAALRQRGIEYCVASSSTPPKLEAALKLVGLWDAFAPHVFSTAQVAHGKPAPDVFLFAARQMRTAILECVVVEDSVPGVRAARAARMRAVGYIGASHNGPDQRQRLLDEGAFEVISDLQRLSEII
- a CDS encoding c-type cytochrome, with translation MKTRTAFIAALGFSALLQTPLACAENINGKNLFQQRCAMCHGADIKGTGPLARKSNPPTPDLTTAAFRKRLIDYPGVIVSSVILRPNGDLIPKTLRENGVKVPPHAWTVKDFRDLNEYMTGVIAKSR
- a CDS encoding DMT family transporter; the encoded protein is MWAGTSYALAAGLMWGLVFVGPLLLPEYPAALQSVARYLAFGLIAMPLAWLDRKALRQLGRADWIEALKLAAIGNLLYYLCLASAIQRAGGPVPTMIIGTLPVVIAICANLRNARRDGRLPWKRLAPSLVLIALGIACVNQVELQALRQEADADLSRYAIGAVLALAAVACWTWYPLRNADWLRNHPGRSPRTWATAQGVATLPLALAGYGLLWAGMAATGSDFAMPLGPRPDVFLGLMIIIGLFSSWLGTLCWNEASQRLPTALVGQLIVFETLAALAYAFILRGSMPQPLTLAGIALLMIGVLSAVRVKPEPLPA
- a CDS encoding AraC family transcriptional regulator; its protein translation is MASFLPSAGGVPVAPDARPEPLIAGVPQAFDHPNDRAEFRRPAHRPGIELYRAHIIRHAFEPHTHEAFGLGAIETGVERFRYRGAEHLAPPGSVVRMNPDELHTGRAETEGGWRYRMAYIDPAVVAQVAGEADWWFDCAVSHDAASAQRVTALLDALWQAREPLAFDSALHALLAEFRRHARVPRPPRPEGAPRFGRVIDYLRANLARRLTLEELAEVAGLSPFHFLRSFQAQYHATPQQTLMALRLFEAKRLLAAGETPAQTALAAGLTDQAHLTRAFTRRYGVTPARYQKQVRA
- a CDS encoding RNA polymerase sigma factor, which codes for MTAAAGSAATHRAIEAVWRIEAASVIAGVARLVRDVGLAEELAQDALVAALERWPATGVPDNPGAWLMTTAKNRARDRLRLDAIHRRKHEQIGHELEALQADVEPDFVEALDAARQDDIGDDLLRLVFTACHPLLSTEARVALTLRLLGGLSTAEIARAFLASESTIAQRIVRAKRSLTAARVPFEVPGPQERAARLASVLEVIYLIFNEGYAATSGQDWMRPALCDEALRLGRILAQLTPGDSEVHGLVALMELQASRLHARSDAEGRPVLLLEQDRGRWDTLLIRRGLAALERAESLGGASGPYALQAGLAACHARARQPQDTDWPRIVALYDALAQAMPSPVVELNRAVAVGMAFGPQAGLDLADELARDPALANYHWLPSVRGDLLAKLGRHAEALAEFERAAGMTRNDREREMLLARAAAMRTAG
- a CDS encoding VOC family protein, which codes for MHKQIFVNLPIADMAKSQAFFKSLGFSFNPQFTNDQGACMVVGDNIYVMLLVKDFFQGFTNKPIVDAKGATESLIALSCESRAEVDDLVARAKAAGGSAPRPPQDHGFMYGHGFDDLDGHIWEVFYMEPGATPQA
- a CDS encoding YciI family protein, translated to MRFMIIVRANADSEAGKLPEASLLDAMATYHEGLAKAGVLLDASGLQPSSKGWRVHYDDQGQRKVIDGPFADTKELVAGYTVIQVRSREEALQWTLRFPDPFPGQPCAIEVRQMYELDDFGPGQEIDRFRELPGNGQ
- a CDS encoding YciI family protein; the protein is MPYMLLIVEPTGQRAERTPEQGRDAYAQMQRYAEGLQARGLLARAESLKSDKDGVRLRVRDGQRTLVDGPFAEAKEMIGGFFLLTCDDREQALALAAECPAAQWATVEVRELGPCFM
- a CDS encoding helix-turn-helix transcriptional regulator, with product MKNLIRDLRAERGWSQAALAEQLNVSRQTVNAIETGRYDPSLPLAFAIARVFGLPIETIFQED